TTTTTCAAAGCTGAAGCTACACTTCCTAAACTTTGAAATCCCTTTAAAACCTTATTCTTATCTCTTACACTATTTAGATAAGCAGGATTACCGGTATGAATATAATTTTGTATGCTCGCTAACATTTGGCTTTTTCCCTCTAAGGAGAAGCGTTTATAATTATTTGGATTACCTACAACTGGATGTTTCTTGATGGTCAAACGATTATCCCGCTTATGGTGATGTACTTCCCGTAATTGGGAGCCTAATTGATTTGAGTTTAAAGGAGCCTGTTGTTCTTTACGAGAAAACACCATTTTTGGATAAGATGGAGAGTTAAAAGTTTGTCTTTGAGAAATTGAACGTAGTGAATGCGACATAGCCAAGTCCTCCTATTATTTCATTTCCCGTTTATAGCTTATTAAAACAAAGGGTTGTAAAGTATAGGTTCCTGGTAAATCGAAAGAGGCAGAGTATTTAAATGCATAAGGTTGCTTTACTTTTATTTGAGCATGTTTCGGAACAGCATCTAATTGTTTTGGATTATATAAAGGGAACGTAGCATCAATCCAAGAAAAACTAGATGTTGGACGAAGGCTTCTCTTGATTGAATACAAACTAACTAAATAGCGATTTGTCTCCTTACCGCCTATTGTAAAATCTGTTAAAATTGCATCGTCAGGAATACTGCTAATGTTCGTTAAATCAAAATATTGAATATCACTCGTTGTTTTTCTTGAAGATATAGAAGAAGTACGTAAATCTACTCGATAACTTGGATTAGCATATAGATAGACTGGCTCCCCTACAATTGTTCGTAAACTATAAGGATAATTATTTCGTCCATCTTCCGAGGGTTTAATATGAATATGATAATTACCAACAATACTTGTATCAAATTCAACTTGTCTATTACCCTCGTCCCCTAATCCAGTTTTCAGAACGATTGTATCCCCTTTTGGATTTGTAATCTCTACATCGAATGTTTTTCTAGTTACCAATGTTAATTTCTCACTTCTGTTCATACCAAGGGCAACTTTATAAATTTTGCTATCCCCCTCTCCCATGATTGATGTTAAATCGCTTTTTTCAGGAATAGAAAAGTCGGTTCTATCATTTCGCTGAAGTTCTATGGTCTCTTCAGAAAGATCATTTGCGTTAGTGACCAAGGGCATAAATACAAACAAAGAGAAAATAAACAACAGAGAGAAAAATTTCTTCATTTCTAATCATCCCATCCTTCTATTCTTTTTTATTGAAAATAACTATACAATATTTTTGGTTAAATCATTTAAAATATTCCTAATTGAATATTTAAAAAATGTAAACCATATAATAGCGTCTTATTTTTCTAGCATGTTCTTTAAATATTTTTCATTTTTCATCCATTCTTACAATATAAGTTGGATTAAGTTCTATTGATCCGTTCTTTTCTTGTAATACATTGCCATGCTCATCATATTTTATAAAGCTCTCTAATCTACCTAAAACTCTATATTCAACTAATTTTAAAACACCATTTTCATAGAACTCTTTTTGTATGCCTTCTACAGTGTTTGTGTCGATATTTTTAATTTCTTTGACTTGTCCATTCGGATAATAATAAACCATTTCCCCATTCTTAACACCATTTTTTACTATATAATGGTTTGCTAAATTACCATCTTCATAACATTCATAGATTATGCCTGTAAATAGGTGTTCATTATTATTTTGATCATATTCCACTATAAATGAATCATAATCATCTCCCCCATACCCAAAATTCTTACCATTTTTCATAATGTATTCTTTGTTTAATAATTTATCTTTCAACTGTAGATACCCCCGATATTACTCAAATCCATCTAATAAATACTTACAGTGTGGACAACATTTAAACATAACCACACCTGGTTTCATTCTTAGCATTTCATTTACAGTGAGTTTGCCACAAATTAGCCCCTCACAATTTATATTTAGGAGTTTAATAATACTAAGTTTTTTATATTATTACGTTAAAATGTGTGCTTATTTATTTTCTTAACTAATAATTTTCATTTGTTAATCATTACATTAAAAATAATTAACATTCATGCCATTCATTATCATTATATTTTTCTATTAAACCCATAGTTTCAGGTTCATTTTCGGTACAAAAATTTAGTATTTCACCAATCAATAAATCTACTTCTTCTTGTTTTACTTCAAAACCTCTATGTCCATTCCAGTCACAATTGACTCTCATATCATCAAAATAATTATATTCTTCCATTTCATATAAAAACTCTCTTATTATCATTGGAAAAGCTATATTATAACCTTTAAAACTAACCCAAACAACAGTATTTCCACTATCTAATTTACTTACTTTAAATACATAATCCCCAAATCTATACCATACTGTATTTTTATACCTTTTTTCTTCTTGCATAAATTATTCCCTTCAAAAGATACCCAAGTAGCCTAAAAGAACATTCACTCAGATTTATTTTCCTTAGATAATGTTGCCATTCATTTTTTAGAGGATTCACAATCTAATCCTCTAAAATTTGTTCATACAAATTGCCTTACAGACTCTAATGATTTCTCCAATATTGCTAATTGAAAAATAAAGTTTATTTTCTACAGTATTTGCGGCAATGAGTCTTAAATTAATCCCTTTATCATGAACATACTGCTTTTTGGCTTTTCATACATGTAACTTTTGTGACTATATCAATTAACTTTTTGATAAGGTACTTCAACACCTTCATCAATAAATAATTGATTCTCGATATTTACATAACTCATCGTATTACGTATCCAATAATACGACTCATCTATTTTATAAAGCGGTACAGG
This genomic interval from Lysinibacillus sphaericus contains the following:
- a CDS encoding toxin-antitoxin system YwqK family antitoxin, whose protein sequence is MKDKLLNKEYIMKNGKNFGYGGDDYDSFIVEYDQNNNEHLFTGIIYECYEDGNLANHYIVKNGVKNGEMVYYYPNGQVKEIKNIDTNTVEGIQKEFYENGVLKLVEYRVLGRLESFIKYDEHGNVLQEKNGSIELNPTYIVRMDEK